The Schistocerca nitens isolate TAMUIC-IGC-003100 chromosome 7, iqSchNite1.1, whole genome shotgun sequence genome contains a region encoding:
- the LOC126195775 gene encoding uncharacterized protein LOC126195775 codes for MLWNRNIEQQQKCWEKPYLEENTLINKPGGGHTVKQAIREKKMAYKTWWYSRLDTDLQKYRNLKSAVKTAVAAAKEQYYQTLYDQHDTPLGENIICCLAKSHCCSAQYIGHVMLINGAKAKLLRDKQSILQNWADYFHNISNKKIMHPDATLGPVPSISSKEVMLGISKMKNGKATGPDDLPAEIRKILRKPAS; via the coding sequence ATGCTGTGGAACAGAAATATCGAGCAGCAACAAAAATGCTGGGAAAAACCATACCTGGAAGAAAATACATTGATAAACAAACCTGGTGGTGGACACACAGTCAAACAAGCAATCAGGGAGAAGAAGATGGCATACAAGACTTGGTGGTACTCACGACTTGACACTGACCTCCAGAAATATCGCAACCTTAAATCAGCAGTAAAAACAGCAGTAGCTGCAGCAAAAGAGCAGTACTACCAGACACTGTATGACCAGCATGACACACCATTGGGAGAAAACATCAtctgctgtcttgctaagtcacattgCTGTTCAGCTCAGTACATTGGACACGTCATGCTCATCAATGGAGCCAAAGCCAAACTGCTAAGAGACAAACAATCTATTCTCCAGAATTGGGCAGACTACTTTCATAACATCAGCAACAAAAAGATTATGCATCCTGATGCTACCTTAGGACCTGTCCCTTCGATTTCATCTAAGGAAGTAATGCTTGGCATCAgcaagatgaaaaatggaaaagcaactgGCCCAGATGACCTACCAGCAGAAATCAGGAAAATTCTCAGAAAGCCTGCTTCATAA